TTTCCAAGGCCACTATGCTTTATGTAATATTCTTTACTCTTTAAGTGATTTCCTTCAACTGTAATTTTTGCAATATGACTTAAGGGAGATTGAAAATACAGAAGTGTCAGTAAGGTTATTACGAAAATAGCAATGAGCATGAGAAAACGGCGATTCGTTCTTTTTTTCCGTCGTTCTTTTAATGTCGGGATTCGTTCTTCGATATCAATAATCTTTTCCATACTGATCACTCCCTTTCAAAAAATTATCTTTGTTTCGAAAAATTCCATACAATTCCAATAGCCATCCATGTTACCACAAGGGATGTTCCCCCATAACTAATGAATGGTAAGGTAACGCCTGTTACCGGCAGCAACCCTGAAACAACACCAATATTCAAAAATGCTTGAAAACCAATCATTCCTATTAATGTTGCAATACAATACAAAGAAACTTTTAAACTTGAATTATAGGCTAATTTCAATCCAGCATACATTAGTAAACCAAAAGCACAAATGATAGTTGCAGCTCCGATAAATCCCATTTCTTCGGCAATAATAGAAAAGATAAAATCATTCTGTGGTTCTGGTAAGTATAAATACTTTTGTCGACTGTTTCCAAAGCCAAATCCATATAATCCTGCCGGACCTATAGCAAGTAATGATTGGATTGCTTGAAATCCACTCCCCAGTGGATCTGACCATGGATCTAAAAAGGCTTCTATTCTCTTTAGACGATAGGGAGCTGATAGAATTAGTCCAACCAATCCTAAAACACCTGCAATAATTAAGAAAGCGTAAAATCGAATTGGATACCCGGCTATAAAAAACAGTAGAAACACTGAAACGATTAAAATAAAGGCAGAACCGAAATCAGGTTGTAACATAATAAGAGCTATCGGTAAAAACAAATACAAAAAATGCCGCCAATGAATTTTAGATTCCGTAGCTTTTTGATTCGCCAAAATAAAACTTAGTTTGACGATTGTTGCAATTTTGGTAAGTTCAGAAGGTTGTAAGCTAAGTGGGCCAATTGCGATCCAGCTTTGAGAACCATTTCGAACAACACCAATTCCCGGAATTAATACAGCGACAAGTAAGAGTAATGAAAACCAATATAGAAGCGTCCAGGTCTTTTCCAATTGTAGCCCTTTATGACGGCTACAAATGAAAAAGGCAAATAACGCTACTGCTAAATAGATTAACTGTTTAACCAAAAAAGGTGCTGTTTGACCGTAGTGAATCTTCCCCCAGTAAGTTCCAGCAGAGTATACAAAAACAATGCCAATGACAGTCAAAAATGACGTTGCAATCATCAACCAAAGTTTCTCACGTTGTATCAGGCAAGGCATCCTTCCTATTACTTAATTTTACAGCTAATTTAATTTCATAACTGCTTCGATAAACAGATCTCCACGAGTTTCAAAGTTTGGATATTGGTCCCAACTTGCACATGCAGGTGAAAGTAAAATCACATCACCTTCATTTGATAATTCTGCCGCTTTCGGTACAGCCTCTTGGATATCCTTAGCATGAGCAATCGTTTTTACACCACAAGAAGAAGCAAATTCTGCAAAGCGATCTGCTGTTTGACCAGATACCACAACCGCATGAACATTTGACATAAATGGTCGTAATTCTTCAAATGAATGACCCCGATCTAAACCACCTGCTAGTAATACAATTGGTTGTTTAAATGCTGCAAGTGCACTACGAGTTGCAAGAGTATTTGTTGCTTTGGAATCATTGAATATTTTACGCTTCTTCCATTCACGAACAAATTGCGTACGGTGTTTGACGCCATTGAACGAATTTAAAACATGTTCCATTTTATCTTTCGGACAATTCATAATAATAGCTGCCGCTACTGCTGCAAGAACATTCTCTAAGTTATGTTTTCCTGGTAAAGCAATAATATCGCGTTTCATAAATGGTTTACCTAGCCAGTAAATCATTTCATCATCTGCACTAATTCCAGCTTCATTGATATGGGTTGTTGTAAATGGAATTAAATGAGCATTTGATTTTCGAGCATACGAAGCCACTATTTCTTGATCTGCATTATAGATTAAATAATCTGTTGCATCTTGGTTACGTGTAATACCAAACTTAGCATTACCATATGCTTCCATAGATCCATGATAATCGATATGTGCTTCAAATAAATTGGTCCAAATCGCAATTTTAGGTTTAAATGTTTCTGTCCCCATTAATTGGAATGATGATAATTCAGTCACAATAATATTATCGGCTTTTGCGTTTTCTGTTACAGTGCATGCAACTGTACCAATATTACCTGCGATTAATGGTTTCAAACCGCCTTGGTTTAAAATATGATATAACAATGTAGTGGTGGTTGTTTTACCATTTGAACCTGTAATCCCAATCATTGGAGCCTCACTGATTAAGTAAGCTAGTTCAACTTCCGTCCATACAGGAATTCCACGCTTAACTGCATCCTCTACAATAATATTTGAATATGGAATACCAGGATTCTTAATAACTAATTCGAAGCCTTCATCTAACAAATCTTCTGGATGACGACCACAAATTACAGTAATTCCTTGTTGGAGAAGTTTTTGCGCATCCTTATTTTCTTCAAATGGTTTTGCATCATTTACTGTTACAAATGCCCCCATTTTATGAAGTAATTCCGCGGCTGCTACGCCACTTTTAGCTAGACCTAATACTAATACTTTTTTGTGTTCCATAATGGTTAAGTTTTTCATTATAATACCTCCGGAACCACTGCGATCAATGCCGCCACTAATGCTGTTAACCAGAACGTTAGGACAATACGCCATTCTGACCAACCTGATAGTTCAAAATGGTGATGTAGTGGACTCATTTTAAAAATTCTTTTACCTGTTAATTTGAAACTTGTTACTTGCATCATAACAGATAAAGTTTCAAGGACAAAAATTATTCCGATTATTAATAATAATAGTTCTTGACCAACTAAAATGGAAAGCATGGCTAAAGCTCCACCTAAAGCTAGTGAACCTGTATCTCCCATAAATACTTTTGCTGGGTTTGCGTTAAAGATTAAGAAACCAAGTAATGCACCCACAACAGCAAAGGCAAAAATAGCAATATCCAATTGATCATTTAATAGTGCTAATACACCGTAAGCTGCAAAAGCAATAGAAGCTGTTCCCGATACTAATCCATCTAATCCATCTGTTAAATTGACTGCATTTGAAAAGCCAACTAGCCAGAAGACTAAAAACAGCATATAGAATACACCTAAATGGATGGCAAAATCAGTAAACGGAATTTGAACTGTATTATGAAACGTTCCTAATTTCATTAAAAAATAGGCCGCAATCGAAATAACAATTTGTGCGATTAGTTTCTGTAAAGAAGTTAATCCTAAATTTCTTTTGAAAATGATTTTTAGTCCATCGTCTAAAAATCCAACTACCCCGAATCCAACTAGAACAAGAATCAAAATAATTGTTTGAGATGTAAATGCACCCTTTACAAAACTCATAATGATTGTTGTTGCAATAATGGATAGTAAGAAAATGACACCACCCATTGTTGGGGTACCTGCCTTTTTCATATGTGATTTTGGTCCTTCTTCCCTGATGCTTTGACCAAATTTAAAACGTCTTAACATAGGGATGATAATCGGCCCTAAAATGACCGAAATAATAAATGAAATTGCTAAAATAATTAGCATTGTTGCGATTGACATGAAAAAATTCTCCTTCTAACCTTCTTTAGTACATGTACTATCATAGTAGTTTCGGTTACATTTTTAAAGACTAACATTACCGATTTTCTAAATAAACGTGAATAGTCCCATCTTTAACAATTTGTGCGTCTGCTTTTGGAAGTTGAGAAACAATTGTATTACCTTCTCCATGCCATTCTAATCGAAACGGATACAACATTTCTGTAATTTCTTTTTTCGTTTTACCAACTAAATTAGGAACTCGAACTTTTTCAATATCCCCCCAACGATATTGTTTTTCTAGCTGATCTTTTCGATCTGTTATCCCTACAATTGGATGAATATCTTCAATAATCTGCCCAACAATTGGAGCTGCAATGACACCACCAAATTGAGAACCATGTTTTGGATTATCAATCGCTACATAAACAACAACTTTAGGGTCATCTGCCGGTGCAAAGCCGATAAAGGAAACAATATATTCCCCATCTTTATAACGGCCATTTTCAGCTTTTTGAGCAGTCCCTGTCTTTCCACCAATTCTCAGATGATCTCGATAAGCCCCTCTTCCTGATCCGTTTGCTACAACAGACTCTAACGCTGCACGGACCTTCGCTGATGTTTCTGGACGAATTACTTGACCTTTCTGAATCGGTTTATATGATTTAAGAACTTTACCGCTTTCACTATTTAAAATATTTTTAACAATATAAGGTGTCATCAATTTTCCACCATTAACAGCAGCGGAAACAGCCTGAACCTGCTGTATAGGTGTAACGGATATCCCTTGACCGAATGAGGTTGTTGCATGTTCTACAGGACCATAATTTTTGGGTGAGAACAGGATCCCTGTGGATTCCCCAGCCATATTAGAGCCAGTTACCTGTCCAAATCCAAAGTCACGGATATACTGTTGAAGTTTGGTAGGTCCAACACGTTTCCCTAATTCAATAAAACCTGGGTTACATGAGTTTTCAACTACTTGAAGAAAGGTTTCTTGTCCATGTCCTTCACGTTTCCAACAACGAAGTCTAGCTCCCTCTACCATGGAATAACCAGGATCATAAAATGAATCTTTTTGTAAATCGACTACATTCTCTTCTAAAGCTGCACTTAATGTAATGATTTTAAATGTTGACCCAGGTTCATAAGTCATCCAAACCGGCAAATTACGATTATAAATCTTCGAATCTACTTTTTGATAATTTGCTGGATCATAAGTTGGAAAAGAAGCTAATCCTAGTATTTCTCCAGTATTAGGATCCATTGCAATCCCGATTGCTTGATCCGCTTCATATTTTTCCATAGCTTGTTCCAATTCTCTTTCAATAACCTTTTGGACATCTATATCGATGGTCAACTCTAACGATGCACCATCTTGCCCTTCTCTCCACCCATCTTCTACATGTGGTAAGTTGGCACCTTTTGCATCTGTAAATAATCGAATAGCCGATTCCTTTCCTAATAACAGATCATTATATTGGTATTCTAACCCTGCTAAGCCTTGCATGTCACTACCGGTAAATCCTAATAATCTTGAAAGTAATACACCATATGGATAATCCCTCACATAATCTAACCCTGTATAAAGCCCTGGAATTTGTAACTGTTGGATTTTCTCTGCTAAATCATAAGAAATATTCTTACCTTGTGGCGTTAATTTTACAATAAAACCAGGTTTCTTTAGTTTGTCTAACAAATCTTTTTCTTTCATTTGTAAGATAGGTGACAATTGTGCTGCAACTTTTTCCGGTTCCTTGTTTTGAGCAGGCATAAAATATAATGTTGGGGCCAACTTATTGCCTACTAAAAGTTTTCCATTGCGATCTTCAATATTGCCTCGTAAACTCTTCATGGGAACTTCACGATCCCAGTTCTCCTCTGCTTTTTTGGTCAGAAAGTCATGTTGTATAAATTGAACAACCATTAATTTTCCAATAAGTAAACAACCTAAGCAGAAAAAAATCACCAATACTAATTTTAATCTCACACTTGCTTGTTTAGTTACCCACATTGTTCGAC
This window of the Rummeliibacillus pycnus genome carries:
- the murD gene encoding UDP-N-acetylmuramoyl-L-alanine--D-glutamate ligase, whose product is MKNLTIMEHKKVLVLGLAKSGVAAAELLHKMGAFVTVNDAKPFEENKDAQKLLQQGITVICGRHPEDLLDEGFELVIKNPGIPYSNIIVEDAVKRGIPVWTEVELAYLISEAPMIGITGSNGKTTTTTLLYHILNQGGLKPLIAGNIGTVACTVTENAKADNIIVTELSSFQLMGTETFKPKIAIWTNLFEAHIDYHGSMEAYGNAKFGITRNQDATDYLIYNADQEIVASYARKSNAHLIPFTTTHINEAGISADDEMIYWLGKPFMKRDIIALPGKHNLENVLAAVAAAIIMNCPKDKMEHVLNSFNGVKHRTQFVREWKKRKIFNDSKATNTLATRSALAAFKQPIVLLAGGLDRGHSFEELRPFMSNVHAVVVSGQTADRFAEFASSCGVKTIAHAKDIQEAVPKAAELSNEGDVILLSPACASWDQYPNFETRGDLFIEAVMKLN
- the mraY gene encoding phospho-N-acetylmuramoyl-pentapeptide-transferase; the protein is MSIATMLIILAISFIISVILGPIIIPMLRRFKFGQSIREEGPKSHMKKAGTPTMGGVIFLLSIIATTIIMSFVKGAFTSQTIILILVLVGFGVVGFLDDGLKIIFKRNLGLTSLQKLIAQIVISIAAYFLMKLGTFHNTVQIPFTDFAIHLGVFYMLFLVFWLVGFSNAVNLTDGLDGLVSGTASIAFAAYGVLALLNDQLDIAIFAFAVVGALLGFLIFNANPAKVFMGDTGSLALGGALAMLSILVGQELLLLIIGIIFVLETLSVMMQVTSFKLTGKRIFKMSPLHHHFELSGWSEWRIVLTFWLTALVAALIAVVPEVL
- the ftsW gene encoding putative lipid II flippase FtsW, producing MPCLIQREKLWLMIATSFLTVIGIVFVYSAGTYWGKIHYGQTAPFLVKQLIYLAVALFAFFICSRHKGLQLEKTWTLLYWFSLLLLVAVLIPGIGVVRNGSQSWIAIGPLSLQPSELTKIATIVKLSFILANQKATESKIHWRHFLYLFLPIALIMLQPDFGSAFILIVSVFLLFFIAGYPIRFYAFLIIAGVLGLVGLILSAPYRLKRIEAFLDPWSDPLGSGFQAIQSLLAIGPAGLYGFGFGNSRQKYLYLPEPQNDFIFSIIAEEMGFIGAATIICAFGLLMYAGLKLAYNSSLKVSLYCIATLIGMIGFQAFLNIGVVSGLLPVTGVTLPFISYGGTSLVVTWMAIGIVWNFSKQR
- a CDS encoding stage V sporulation protein D, yielding MWVTKQASVRLKLVLVIFFCLGCLLIGKLMVVQFIQHDFLTKKAEENWDREVPMKSLRGNIEDRNGKLLVGNKLAPTLYFMPAQNKEPEKVAAQLSPILQMKEKDLLDKLKKPGFIVKLTPQGKNISYDLAEKIQQLQIPGLYTGLDYVRDYPYGVLLSRLLGFTGSDMQGLAGLEYQYNDLLLGKESAIRLFTDAKGANLPHVEDGWREGQDGASLELTIDIDVQKVIERELEQAMEKYEADQAIGIAMDPNTGEILGLASFPTYDPANYQKVDSKIYNRNLPVWMTYEPGSTFKIITLSAALEENVVDLQKDSFYDPGYSMVEGARLRCWKREGHGQETFLQVVENSCNPGFIELGKRVGPTKLQQYIRDFGFGQVTGSNMAGESTGILFSPKNYGPVEHATTSFGQGISVTPIQQVQAVSAAVNGGKLMTPYIVKNILNSESGKVLKSYKPIQKGQVIRPETSAKVRAALESVVANGSGRGAYRDHLRIGGKTGTAQKAENGRYKDGEYIVSFIGFAPADDPKVVVYVAIDNPKHGSQFGGVIAAPIVGQIIEDIHPIVGITDRKDQLEKQYRWGDIEKVRVPNLVGKTKKEITEMLYPFRLEWHGEGNTIVSQLPKADAQIVKDGTIHVYLENR